In one Sphingobium indicum B90A genomic region, the following are encoded:
- a CDS encoding DNA polymerase III subunit chi has protein sequence MQVDFYQLSRDPVEQVLPAIAGRILDMGARLLVVAREPERLERISAGLWAGPPESFLAHGRAGDDAESVQPVLLAQHCPAADLVANGARHVALADGLWREEALGFERAFYFFDAETIDGARASWRELAKREGVTPRFWRQEGRKWVQGP, from the coding sequence ATGCAGGTCGATTTCTACCAGCTCAGCCGCGATCCCGTGGAACAGGTGCTGCCCGCCATAGCGGGCCGCATCCTGGACATGGGCGCGCGCCTGCTGGTGGTGGCGCGGGAGCCTGAACGGTTGGAGCGGATCTCAGCCGGACTGTGGGCCGGGCCGCCGGAGAGCTTCCTGGCGCATGGCCGGGCGGGCGATGATGCCGAATCGGTGCAGCCTGTGCTGCTGGCGCAGCATTGCCCGGCCGCCGATCTGGTCGCCAACGGGGCACGGCATGTCGCATTGGCCGACGGTCTATGGCGCGAGGAAGCGCTGGGTTTCGAGCGCGCCTTCTACTTCTTCGACGCCGAAACCATCGACGGGGCGCGGGCAAGCTGGCGCGAACTCGCCAAGCGGGAAGGCGTGACCCCTCGCTTCTGGCGGCAGGAAGGGCGCAAATGGGTGCAGGGCCCGTAG
- the ndk gene encoding nucleoside-diphosphate kinase, translated as MAVTRTFSIIKPDATRRNLTGAVTKKLEEAGLRVVASKRIRMSREQAEGFYAVHKERPFFADLVAFMISGPVVVQVLEGEDAVKRNRDIMGATNPANADEGTIRKEYAESIEANSVHGSDSEENAAIEIAYFFKPDEIVG; from the coding sequence ATGGCCGTCACCCGCACCTTTTCGATCATCAAGCCCGACGCGACCCGTCGCAACCTGACGGGCGCCGTGACCAAGAAGCTGGAGGAGGCGGGCCTGCGCGTCGTCGCTTCGAAGCGCATCCGCATGAGCCGCGAACAGGCCGAGGGCTTCTACGCCGTCCACAAGGAACGCCCCTTCTTCGCGGATCTGGTCGCCTTCATGATCTCCGGCCCGGTGGTCGTGCAGGTTCTGGAAGGCGAGGACGCGGTGAAGCGCAACCGCGACATCATGGGCGCCACCAACCCGGCCAATGCCGATGAAGGCACCATCCGCAAGGAATATGCCGAATCGATCGAGGCCAATTCGGTCCACGGTTCGGACAGCGAGGAAAACGCCGCGATCGAGATCGCCTATTTCTTCAAGCCCGACGAAATCGTCGGCTGA
- a CDS encoding glutathione S-transferase family protein, whose translation MMKLFIGNKAYSSWSLRGWLACKLSGLPFEEVVVPLYDEAWEKRREGDEFAPSSGKVPILWDGDDIVVWDSLAIVEYLNEKSGGGAFWPADTAARAMARSMAAEMHSSFAALRREHSMNIRQIYAPVPPSEAVAQDIARIMQLWAEARARHGGAGEFLFGDFSAADVMFAPVVTRFITYQLPVARFADAYMRAVINHPWMQEWIGGAQAEEWVIDRFEAPPQLG comes from the coding sequence ATGATGAAGCTGTTTATTGGCAACAAGGCCTATTCGAGCTGGTCGCTGCGCGGCTGGCTGGCGTGCAAGCTGTCCGGCCTTCCCTTCGAGGAAGTGGTCGTGCCGCTCTATGACGAGGCGTGGGAAAAGCGGCGCGAAGGCGACGAATTCGCGCCCTCTTCCGGCAAGGTGCCGATCCTGTGGGACGGCGACGACATCGTCGTATGGGACAGCCTGGCGATCGTCGAATATCTGAACGAGAAGTCCGGCGGCGGCGCATTCTGGCCCGCCGACACGGCCGCCCGCGCCATGGCCCGGTCGATGGCGGCGGAAATGCATTCGAGCTTCGCCGCGCTGCGCCGCGAGCACAGCATGAACATCCGCCAGATCTATGCCCCCGTCCCGCCATCCGAAGCGGTGGCGCAGGACATAGCGCGCATCATGCAATTATGGGCGGAGGCCCGCGCCCGCCATGGCGGCGCGGGGGAATTCCTGTTCGGGGATTTCAGCGCGGCCGACGTGATGTTCGCGCCGGTCGTGACGCGCTTCATCACCTATCAACTGCCCGTGGCCCGCTTTGCGGACGCCTATATGCGGGCGGTGATCAACCATCCCTGGATGCAGGAATGGATAGGCGGCGCCCAGGCGGAGGAATGGGTGATAGACAGGTTCGAGGCGCCGCCGCAATTGGGATGA
- a CDS encoding sulfite exporter TauE/SafE family protein translates to MDWLHAVAGLFVGLMVGMTGVGGGSLMAPILILLFGVAPTTAVGTDLWFASITKAVGGAVHHHQGGAEGGPDYEVVKRLMIGSIPASLIVLAILSQMHLGQIKTGVITAALGMVLIGTAAATLLRGRFHAWALARRVGTADGFTRWQPALTMLAGALLGAMVTLTSVGAGAIGATLLLALYPLRMRMQRLVATDIVHAVPLTLVAGLGHLWIGNVNPVLLVNLLVGSLPGIVIGSLLATRASDRVLQPLLAAVLVVVGWRLIA, encoded by the coding sequence ATGGATTGGTTGCACGCGGTAGCGGGCCTTTTTGTCGGCCTGATGGTCGGCATGACCGGGGTGGGCGGCGGATCGCTGATGGCGCCGATCCTGATCCTGCTGTTCGGCGTCGCGCCCACCACGGCGGTCGGCACCGACCTGTGGTTCGCATCGATCACCAAGGCGGTCGGGGGCGCCGTGCACCACCATCAGGGCGGCGCCGAGGGCGGTCCGGACTATGAGGTGGTGAAGCGCCTGATGATCGGCAGCATTCCCGCGTCGCTGATCGTCCTGGCGATCCTGTCGCAAATGCATCTGGGGCAGATCAAGACCGGCGTGATCACCGCGGCCTTGGGCATGGTACTGATCGGCACGGCGGCCGCGACCCTGCTGCGCGGACGCTTCCACGCCTGGGCGCTGGCCCGTCGGGTGGGCACGGCGGACGGCTTCACCCGCTGGCAGCCGGCGCTGACCATGCTGGCCGGGGCCTTGCTGGGCGCGATGGTGACGCTGACCTCCGTCGGCGCCGGCGCGATCGGGGCGACGCTGCTGCTGGCGCTCTATCCGCTGCGCATGCGGATGCAGCGGCTGGTGGCCACCGACATTGTCCATGCCGTGCCGCTGACGCTGGTGGCCGGGTTGGGGCATTTGTGGATCGGCAATGTCAATCCGGTGCTGCTGGTCAACCTGCTGGTCGGATCGCTGCCGGGGATCGTGATCGGATCGCTGCTGGCCACGCGCGCATCGGATCGCGTGCTCCAGCCTCTGCTGGCGGCGGTGCTGGTGGTGGTGGGATGGCGGCTGATCGCCTGA
- a CDS encoding ribbon-helix-helix domain-containing protein yields MQTSKIRHQFYLPDDLSRALEDLASRPGASKTAILTDALRAWLERKAGHELDERFGPRLDRQQRIAQRSETMLNAIAEMLDLFVAHQLTLTAHQPPFDIETGRLGRHRYQQFIDQIARRLASNQGVPKLVAVIDETSSRKDKS; encoded by the coding sequence ATGCAAACCAGCAAGATCCGTCACCAATTTTACCTGCCCGATGACCTGTCGCGTGCTCTGGAAGATTTGGCATCCAGGCCAGGCGCATCGAAGACGGCGATCCTGACCGACGCATTGCGTGCATGGCTGGAGCGCAAGGCAGGTCATGAACTGGACGAGCGTTTCGGGCCACGGCTCGACCGCCAGCAGCGGATCGCTCAGCGCAGCGAAACCATGCTGAACGCCATTGCCGAGATGCTCGACCTGTTCGTGGCGCATCAGCTGACGCTCACCGCGCACCAGCCACCGTTCGACATCGAGACAGGGCGGCTTGGGCGTCACCGTTACCAGCAGTTTATCGATCAAATTGCGCGCCGGTTGGCAAGCAATCAGGGCGTGCCGAAGCTGGTTGCGGTGATCGATGAAACCAGCAGCAGGAAGGACAAGTCATGA
- a CDS encoding excisionase family DNA-binding protein, whose protein sequence is MTDIQIQPIAVRVKEACRLTGIGRSKLYELIADGHIEIVKVGAMTLVPLESLHGLIERGRSGGGR, encoded by the coding sequence ATGACCGACATCCAAATTCAGCCCATTGCGGTCAGGGTCAAGGAAGCCTGCCGTCTCACAGGCATTGGCCGGTCCAAGCTATACGAGCTGATCGCCGACGGGCATATCGAGATCGTCAAGGTTGGGGCCATGACGCTGGTGCCGCTGGAAAGCCTGCACGGACTCATTGAGCGCGGTCGGTCGGGCGGCGGACGATGA
- a CDS encoding transglutaminase family protein, with product MQFHIFHVTTYAYRGPVELLAHRMMLTPRSSHALRLISADLSCQPAAELEWTQDVFGNLIATASFPNPSERLTITNHVIVDQTAAAWPILKIAPHAHRYPFDYSHEELTDLGALMVPEHADSDGRLATWAHAQVLGVDTDTLSLLQDINTAARIGMTYVTREEVGTQTPQETLNLASGSCRDLATLFIEAVRQLGFGARAVSGYLFDPVILGNPADPGFQHGATHAWAEVYLPCAGWVAFDPTNGRMGEAHLVPVSVGRSIAQLSPIDGRYVGAADALLGMTVKVTVSTTSRADLDSHDISSPPE from the coding sequence ATGCAGTTCCATATCTTTCATGTCACCACCTACGCATATCGGGGGCCGGTCGAGTTGCTTGCCCATCGGATGATGCTCACACCGCGCAGCTCGCATGCGCTACGCCTCATCTCCGCCGACCTCAGTTGCCAACCTGCGGCGGAACTGGAATGGACACAGGATGTCTTTGGCAATCTTATCGCCACGGCCTCCTTTCCGAACCCCTCGGAACGCCTGACGATCACCAATCATGTGATTGTCGACCAGACCGCCGCCGCTTGGCCCATCCTCAAGATCGCGCCACATGCGCACCGCTATCCGTTCGACTATTCGCACGAGGAGCTGACCGATCTCGGTGCGCTGATGGTACCGGAGCATGCGGATTCGGACGGCCGGCTGGCGACTTGGGCGCATGCGCAGGTGCTCGGCGTCGACACCGACACGTTGTCGCTGCTGCAAGACATAAACACGGCCGCCCGCATTGGCATGACCTATGTCACGCGAGAAGAGGTGGGGACGCAGACCCCGCAGGAGACGCTCAATCTTGCCTCCGGCTCGTGCCGCGATCTCGCCACGCTGTTCATCGAAGCGGTTCGGCAGCTTGGTTTTGGAGCGCGCGCGGTGTCCGGCTATCTCTTCGATCCGGTGATCCTGGGCAATCCCGCCGACCCGGGATTTCAGCACGGAGCGACGCATGCATGGGCGGAGGTGTATTTGCCCTGCGCAGGCTGGGTCGCATTCGATCCGACCAATGGCCGCATGGGCGAGGCACATCTGGTCCCCGTCTCGGTAGGCCGGAGCATCGCGCAGTTGAGCCCCATCGATGGTCGCTATGTCGGCGCCGCTGACGCCCTTCTCGGCATGACTGTGAAGGTCACGGTCTCGACAACGAGCCGCGCCGATCTCGATTCGCATGACATTTCATCGCCCCCCGAATGA
- a CDS encoding extracellular catalytic domain type 1 short-chain-length polyhydroxyalkanoate depolymerase produces the protein MRSLHDTLSRLSRLRDHALPGLPGRFAEDRLSDLGAFGSNPGALRGRFYIPHTRRESTALVVVLHGCTQDAAGYDHGSGWSRLADEQGFALLYPEQQRGNNANLCFNWFNTGDTQRDAGEALSIRQMVSAMVEQHGIDPSCIFVTGLSAGGAMASVMLATYPEVFAGGAIIAGLPYGTATSIPEAFDRMRAHGGPPAAALGRLVTAASPHKGAWPTISVWHGDSDATVSHENSALIVEQWRALHGVDHTPSAVEKCEGYLRRVWRDAHGHDVIEEYCIAGLGHGTPLSTFGADACGMAGPYMLEAGISSTRRIANFWGLRTVQSEGRADVAQPRPSAAPPSADTTVAAEPDAMRPRSQVAPSGVERIIEDALRAAGLMR, from the coding sequence ATGCGAAGTTTGCACGATACGCTCAGCCGTCTTTCCCGATTGCGGGACCATGCCTTGCCCGGCTTACCAGGTAGGTTTGCTGAAGACCGGCTCTCGGATCTCGGGGCATTCGGGTCCAATCCCGGTGCGCTTCGCGGCCGCTTCTACATTCCCCACACTCGGCGTGAATCGACCGCGCTGGTGGTCGTGCTGCACGGCTGCACCCAGGATGCCGCCGGATATGACCATGGATCGGGCTGGTCGCGGCTGGCCGACGAACAGGGGTTCGCGCTGCTTTACCCGGAGCAACAACGCGGCAACAACGCCAACCTCTGCTTCAACTGGTTCAACACCGGCGACACTCAGCGCGATGCAGGCGAGGCGCTATCGATCCGCCAAATGGTCTCGGCGATGGTCGAGCAGCATGGAATCGATCCATCCTGCATCTTCGTGACCGGGCTTTCGGCGGGCGGGGCCATGGCGTCGGTGATGCTCGCCACCTATCCCGAGGTGTTTGCCGGCGGCGCGATCATCGCCGGCCTACCCTATGGCACAGCCACCTCCATCCCCGAGGCGTTCGATCGCATGCGGGCGCATGGCGGCCCTCCGGCGGCCGCGCTGGGCAGGCTCGTCACCGCTGCGTCACCGCACAAGGGCGCGTGGCCGACGATTTCGGTGTGGCACGGCGACAGCGATGCGACCGTCAGCCACGAGAATTCGGCACTCATCGTCGAGCAATGGCGTGCCCTCCACGGGGTCGATCACACGCCCAGCGCTGTCGAGAAATGCGAAGGCTATCTTCGCCGTGTGTGGCGCGACGCCCACGGGCACGACGTGATCGAGGAATATTGCATCGCTGGCCTCGGCCATGGCACTCCACTGAGCACCTTCGGCGCGGACGCCTGCGGAATGGCGGGGCCGTACATGCTCGAGGCCGGGATTTCTTCGACGCGGCGGATTGCGAACTTTTGGGGGCTGCGTACGGTGCAGTCCGAAGGACGTGCCGACGTTGCACAACCGCGGCCGTCCGCGGCGCCACCGAGCGCAGACACGACCGTTGCCGCCGAGCCTGACGCAATGCGGCCCCGATCGCAGGTCGCTCCAAGCGGCGTCGAACGCATAATCGAAGATGCTTTGCGCGCTGCCGGCCTGATGCGCTAA
- a CDS encoding cation:proton antiporter, with protein sequence MELSHQFYVLLLAGLGVLVLMTAWLPMLLRRAPLSLPILCVAVGAALFALPPLRPFAVHPLRFPVLVERLSELVVIVSLMGAGLKIDRMIGLRSWSLTWRLLGIAMPITMLVVAGLAWGLGVAGPAAALLIAAVLAPTDPVLASDVQVGGPGEGKEDEARFALTSEAGLNDGLAFPFVHLAIALSAASFGSGDLLEWFGRDLLWKTFLGAAAGYAIGRGLGYLTFHLPMRASLSRTGDGFVALAVTLIAYGVVEMLGGFGFLAVFVSALALRNASRDDDYHDRLHGFAEEAERLLMMVLLVLFGGILAFGGLLAGFDWLMLLFVAGVLLAVRPAAGLLSLVGSKLPWREQLVISFFGIRGMGSIYYLAFALNHGSFADPRRLWAIIGGVVLASILLHGVTVTPALRLLDRWQRRRGEISRLPPTLPGGQRHDGQ encoded by the coding sequence GTGGAGCTCTCGCACCAGTTTTACGTCCTGCTGCTTGCCGGGCTGGGTGTGCTGGTGCTGATGACGGCCTGGCTGCCGATGCTGCTGCGCAGGGCCCCGCTGTCCCTGCCGATCCTGTGCGTCGCCGTGGGCGCTGCGCTGTTCGCGCTGCCGCCGCTCAGGCCTTTCGCGGTCCACCCGCTGCGATTTCCGGTATTGGTGGAGCGACTGAGCGAGCTCGTCGTCATCGTCTCGTTGATGGGTGCGGGCCTCAAGATCGATCGGATGATCGGGCTGCGCAGCTGGTCGCTCACCTGGCGGCTGCTGGGCATTGCAATGCCGATCACCATGCTGGTGGTCGCGGGCCTGGCGTGGGGGCTCGGGGTGGCCGGCCCAGCGGCGGCGCTGCTGATCGCCGCCGTGCTCGCGCCGACGGACCCGGTGCTCGCGAGCGATGTCCAGGTGGGCGGCCCCGGTGAGGGGAAAGAGGACGAAGCCCGTTTTGCCTTGACCTCCGAGGCCGGGCTCAATGACGGCCTTGCCTTCCCCTTCGTGCATCTTGCGATTGCGCTCAGCGCAGCGTCTTTCGGGAGCGGCGATCTGCTAGAATGGTTCGGGCGCGACCTTCTTTGGAAGACCTTCCTTGGGGCTGCGGCAGGCTATGCCATCGGACGCGGCCTCGGTTATCTGACCTTTCACCTGCCGATGCGGGCGAGCCTCTCGCGCACGGGGGACGGCTTCGTTGCGCTGGCGGTTACGCTGATCGCCTATGGCGTGGTCGAGATGCTGGGCGGGTTCGGCTTTCTGGCCGTCTTTGTCTCGGCGCTGGCACTGCGAAACGCCAGTCGCGACGATGACTATCACGACCGGCTGCATGGATTCGCCGAAGAGGCGGAGCGGTTGCTGATGATGGTGCTGCTCGTCCTGTTCGGCGGCATTCTTGCCTTCGGCGGTCTGCTCGCTGGCTTCGACTGGCTGATGCTGCTGTTCGTTGCCGGCGTCCTGCTGGCGGTGCGCCCGGCTGCAGGCCTGCTCAGCCTTGTCGGATCGAAGCTGCCCTGGCGCGAGCAGCTGGTGATATCCTTTTTCGGCATCCGCGGAATGGGCTCGATCTACTATCTCGCCTTCGCGCTCAATCATGGGTCTTTCGCCGACCCACGCCGGCTCTGGGCGATCATCGGCGGGGTCGTGCTGGCCTCGATCCTGTTGCACGGCGTCACCGTAACGCCGGCATTGAGACTGCTCGACCGATGGCAGCGGCGCCGGGGTGAGATCTCACGCTTACCTCCCACTCTGCCGGGCGGACAAAGACATGACGGCCAGTAA
- a CDS encoding response regulator, whose product MRKITVLVVEDQALLRWHAVDMIENAGFIALEAEDADAAIAILMLSADIQLVFTDIEMPGSMDGIQLAALVRDRWPPMHIIVTSGRSAVDASTLPVGCPFVAKPPMWPALIETMRSLTAT is encoded by the coding sequence ATGCGCAAAATTACGGTTCTTGTCGTCGAAGACCAAGCGTTGCTTCGTTGGCACGCGGTCGACATGATCGAGAACGCCGGCTTCATTGCCCTGGAGGCCGAAGATGCCGATGCCGCTATCGCCATCTTGATGCTGAGCGCAGACATCCAGTTGGTTTTCACCGATATCGAGATGCCGGGATCGATGGACGGCATTCAGCTTGCCGCGCTGGTTCGCGATCGGTGGCCTCCCATGCATATCATCGTAACCTCAGGGCGAAGCGCGGTTGATGCGAGCACATTGCCAGTCGGCTGCCCGTTCGTCGCAAAGCCACCGATGTGGCCGGCCTTGATTGAAACAATGCGGAGCCTCACCGCCACCTGA
- a CDS encoding sensor histidine kinase, translating to MHDWRPDQLRHAIRAAGVALWSWNVDTDAFAMDELGFELWDLPSSNQVTFGELSARIHPADRDRVQSAFSATRAILGPYETDFRIIVGDTVRWVAARGQGEDVGIVGRTMYGIFLDVTGRKQAEEGHELLAGEMSHRVKNLLAIASGLTAISSRSADSVEDLACELTERLSALGRAHDLVRPLPDGQGNAALLGDLLAVLLAPYDGLGAFKGRIRVAVERLGVGERTATGLALVIHELATNSMKYGALSAPVGTLDLSSIADGEDLVLTWLEHGGPKVIAPVGRAGFGSRLVQRSVTGQLGGTIDYDWAESGLAVTLRMDRGRLAN from the coding sequence ATGCATGACTGGCGCCCCGACCAACTGCGTCACGCGATCAGGGCGGCTGGGGTCGCGTTATGGTCATGGAACGTCGATACCGATGCCTTCGCGATGGACGAGCTGGGGTTCGAGCTCTGGGACCTGCCCTCCAGCAACCAGGTGACCTTCGGCGAGCTTTCCGCGCGGATTCACCCGGCGGACCGTGATCGCGTACAGTCTGCCTTCAGTGCCACTCGCGCGATCCTGGGGCCCTACGAAACCGACTTTCGGATCATCGTTGGCGACACCGTACGCTGGGTAGCGGCGCGCGGCCAAGGCGAGGATGTCGGCATCGTCGGCCGGACGATGTACGGCATCTTTCTCGACGTAACGGGGCGCAAGCAGGCCGAAGAAGGCCACGAACTGCTAGCCGGCGAGATGAGTCACCGCGTCAAGAACCTGCTCGCGATCGCCTCGGGTCTGACGGCAATCTCATCGCGCTCGGCAGACAGCGTTGAGGATTTGGCATGTGAGTTGACCGAACGGCTCTCGGCGCTTGGGCGCGCGCATGATCTGGTGCGGCCGCTTCCCGATGGCCAGGGCAACGCCGCGTTGCTCGGCGATCTGCTGGCCGTGCTGTTGGCTCCCTATGATGGCCTTGGCGCATTCAAGGGCCGAATTCGCGTGGCAGTTGAACGACTGGGCGTAGGCGAGAGAACGGCGACCGGTCTTGCCCTCGTGATCCACGAGCTAGCCACCAACTCGATGAAATATGGTGCGCTTTCGGCTCCTGTTGGCACTCTCGACCTCTCCAGCATTGCTGACGGCGAAGACCTGGTGCTCACGTGGCTGGAACATGGTGGACCCAAGGTCATCGCCCCTGTGGGACGCGCTGGTTTCGGGAGCAGGCTTGTCCAGCGCAGCGTGACTGGTCAGCTCGGCGGCACGATCGATTACGACTGGGCCGAGAGCGGTCTCGCGGTGACTCTCCGCATGGATCGCGGCCGACTTGCCAACTGA
- a CDS encoding co-chaperone GroES produces MTFRPLHDRVLDRRIVAAAQAAGGIVMPDTVKEKPQEGEIVSAGPGAKAENGMLTPLDLKTGDRVLFSKFGSEVRLDGEDLLIMKESDVLGIIG; encoded by the coding sequence ATGACATTTCGACCTCTTCACGATCGCGTGCTCGATCGCCGCATCGTCGCTGCCGCGCAAGCCGCGGGCGGCATCGTCATGCCCGATACCGTAAAGGAGAAGCCGCAGGAGGGCGAGATCGTCTCCGCGGGCCCGGGCGCCAAAGCCGAGAATGGCATGCTTACGCCGCTCGACCTCAAGACTGGTGATCGCGTCCTGTTCAGCAAGTTTGGTTCCGAGGTGAGACTGGACGGTGAGGACCTTCTCATCATGAAGGAAAGCGACGTCCTCGGCATCATTGGCTGA
- the groL gene encoding chaperonin GroEL (60 kDa chaperone family; promotes refolding of misfolded polypeptides especially under stressful conditions; forms two stacked rings of heptamers to form a barrel-shaped 14mer; ends can be capped by GroES; misfolded proteins enter the barrel where they are refolded when GroES binds) translates to MPAKDVKFSRDAREGIARGVDILANAVRVTLGPKGRNVLINKSFGAPRITKDGVTVAREIELSDKFENMGAQMLRAVASKAQDHAGDGTTTATVLAQAIVREGMKSVSAGVDPMDLKRGIDIAVAAVVAELKARSKPVSNNQEIAQVGIVSANGDEVVGRKIAEAMEKVGKEGVITIEEATGVEFELDVVEGMQFDRGYLSPYFITNPERSLVEFQDPYILIHEKKLGALHALLPILEAVVQAGRPLLIIAEDIQGESLATLVVNKLRGSLNVAAVKAPGFGDRRKAMLEDIAVLTGGNLITEDLGIKLETVTLDMLGQAKRITIDKDTTTIVDGAGDANVIKGRIDALRSQVENTASDYDREKVQERLAKLAGGVAVIKVGGVSETEVKERKDRVDDALHATRAAVEEGVVPGGGTALLYASKALHGLNPVNDDQRRGIDIVRKALQAPLRQIAENAGHDGGVIAGRLLDARDENMGFNAQTEQYENLFQSGVIDPTKVVRIALQDAASVAGLLITTEAAVAEFTNESSTPSMTGGIGGMSF, encoded by the coding sequence ATGCCAGCCAAAGACGTCAAATTCTCGCGCGACGCCCGCGAAGGCATCGCCCGTGGTGTCGATATTCTCGCCAATGCCGTCCGCGTGACGCTCGGTCCCAAAGGCCGCAACGTCCTCATCAACAAAAGCTTCGGGGCGCCGCGCATCACCAAGGACGGCGTGACGGTCGCCAGGGAAATCGAGCTGAGCGACAAATTCGAGAATATGGGGGCGCAGATGCTCCGGGCGGTCGCGTCCAAGGCGCAGGATCATGCCGGCGACGGCACAACCACCGCGACGGTGCTTGCCCAGGCCATCGTGCGCGAAGGCATGAAATCAGTCTCCGCGGGCGTTGATCCCATGGATCTCAAGCGCGGCATCGACATTGCAGTGGCCGCTGTCGTGGCCGAGCTCAAGGCGCGCTCGAAGCCGGTCTCCAACAATCAGGAGATTGCGCAGGTCGGCATCGTCTCGGCCAATGGCGACGAGGTCGTCGGTCGCAAGATCGCCGAAGCGATGGAAAAGGTCGGCAAGGAAGGCGTCATCACGATTGAGGAAGCGACGGGCGTCGAGTTCGAGCTGGACGTGGTCGAAGGCATGCAATTCGACCGTGGCTATCTTTCGCCCTACTTCATCACCAACCCGGAAAGGAGCCTGGTCGAGTTTCAGGATCCCTATATCCTGATACACGAGAAGAAGCTCGGTGCTCTCCATGCGCTGCTCCCGATCCTGGAAGCGGTGGTTCAGGCGGGTCGACCCCTGCTCATCATCGCCGAAGACATTCAGGGGGAGTCTCTCGCCACGCTCGTCGTCAACAAGCTGCGCGGCAGCCTGAACGTCGCCGCCGTCAAGGCGCCGGGGTTCGGCGATCGGCGCAAGGCGATGCTCGAAGATATTGCGGTTCTTACCGGAGGCAACCTCATCACCGAGGATCTCGGCATAAAGCTCGAGACCGTGACGCTGGACATGCTCGGACAGGCCAAGCGTATCACGATCGACAAGGACACAACGACCATCGTCGACGGCGCCGGAGACGCGAATGTGATCAAGGGGCGTATCGATGCGCTCCGGTCGCAGGTCGAGAACACCGCCAGTGATTATGATCGCGAGAAGGTGCAGGAGCGGCTTGCAAAGCTTGCTGGTGGCGTCGCCGTCATCAAAGTGGGCGGCGTGTCAGAAACCGAAGTGAAGGAGCGCAAGGATCGCGTCGACGACGCGCTGCATGCAACGCGTGCGGCGGTGGAAGAAGGCGTCGTGCCGGGCGGCGGCACCGCCTTGCTCTACGCCTCCAAGGCGCTGCATGGCCTCAATCCTGTCAATGACGATCAGCGGCGCGGCATCGACATCGTCCGCAAGGCACTTCAGGCTCCGTTGCGGCAGATCGCCGAAAATGCCGGGCATGATGGTGGCGTGATCGCGGGCCGCCTGCTTGATGCGCGCGACGAGAATATGGGATTCAATGCCCAGACCGAGCAATATGAGAACCTCTTCCAATCCGGCGTGATCGACCCGACGAAGGTCGTCCGGATCGCTTTGCAGGACGCGGCCTCGGTTGCGGGCCTGTTGATCACCACCGAAGCGGCTGTTGCGGAGTTCACCAACGAAAGCAGCACGCCATCCATGACCGGCGGCATCGGTGGCATGAGTTTCTGA